A window of Castanea sativa cultivar Marrone di Chiusa Pesio chromosome 1, ASM4071231v1 contains these coding sequences:
- the LOC142609002 gene encoding bZIP transcription factor 27-like, with product MWTSSGANNHNNNNRVTSSPSKSSTCSSASPFSPSSPINISTPQPIKCMEEVWKDIGLSSLHNHPNNNNNNNDNNRSLSYSTTTTTTSYRGMILQDFLAQPLNKDPPTRAPSSLPNDPSSAQKTIFLASLAPHPATILSLNSGSDFSYLETCTVPIRPNPQFESHASTTGTTTPSFVSSLMSSPFDVLASSSVFPSYCNKRAQVNGDSSSDRRHKRMIKNRESAARSRARKQAYTNELELEVARLQEENAKLRRQQEKLCLAASAQLPKKRGIYRTLTAPF from the exons ATGTGGACATCATCAGGGGCAAACAaccataacaacaacaacagagtCACAAGCTCACCCTCCAAATCCTCCACATGCTCTTCTGCCTCACCTTTTTCACCTTCCTCACCCATCAATATCTCAACCCCACAACCCATAAAATGCATGGAAGAGGTTTGGAAAGACATAGGCCTATCCTCTCTTCATAACCatcccaacaacaacaacaacaacaacgacaacAACAGAAGCCTCTCCTAttctaccaccaccaccaccacttctTATCGTGGTATGATCCTCCAAGACTTCTTGGCTCAACCTTTGAACAAAGACCCACCAACAAGAGCTCCCTCATCATTACCCAATGATCCTTCATCAGCCCAAAAGACCATTTTTTTGGCTTCTCTAGCTCCACATCCGGCGACTATACTGAGCTTGAATTCAGGGTCTGATTTTTCATACCTTGAAACCTGTACTGTTCCTATCAGGCCAAACCCACAATTTGAAAGTCATGCCAGTACTACTGGCACTACTACACCTTCGTTTGTTTCTTCACTCATGAGCTCTCCCTTCGATGTTTTGGCTTCTTCTTCAGTATTCCCTTCTTATTGCAACAAAAGGGCTCAAGTGAATGGTGATAGTTCCAGCGATCGAAGACATAAGCGTATGATCAAAAACAGAGAATCAGCCGCTCGTTCTAGAGCAAGGAAACAGG CTTACACGAATGAGTTGGAACTTGAAGTTGCACGTTTACAGGAAGAGAACGCTAAGCTAAGAAGGCAGCAAGAGAAG CTGTGCTTGGCAGCCTCTGCTCAGCTCCCAAAAAAGCGTGGTATATATAGAACCTTAACTGCACCTTTTTGA